The Thermomicrobiales bacterium genome includes a region encoding these proteins:
- a CDS encoding ABC transporter substrate-binding protein: MKGTLASVGRITLAMLLVASIMAVMPGVAAAQDTANVAPVDDAALSVTFEDGVIPTVFGDVTLPESREKVVTLTDGSLDAALAVGVMPVGLTRSSNGETVATYLEDELLGEPVYVGGWGEVEGAGTDIEKIIELQPDLIFSDQWLPGDQYEQLSKVAPVIAPGTIEVSGPDGLQQWEYELLVYGQALGKYDEAHAALMGLRQRAADYAATSAHAGESVVVFRPQPEFAVVMSQGWITGNVLSWSRFVGNELSNSTPSPHSGRDVGLERLGELEADWLLAATRDAEMSAELQNYLENPLFAQLSAVENDQVVEVSGDLWSGATGVLAAHAMLDDIERIFGAAGTATPAA; the protein is encoded by the coding sequence GTGAAGGGAACCTTGGCCAGCGTTGGGCGGATCACGTTGGCGATGCTTCTGGTGGCTTCGATCATGGCGGTGATGCCGGGCGTTGCGGCAGCGCAAGATACGGCGAACGTTGCGCCGGTGGACGATGCGGCGTTGTCGGTCACCTTCGAGGATGGGGTGATTCCAACGGTCTTCGGGGATGTGACGTTGCCGGAATCGCGCGAGAAGGTGGTGACGCTCACCGATGGGTCGCTCGATGCCGCGTTGGCAGTGGGTGTGATGCCGGTCGGGTTGACACGCAGCTCGAATGGCGAAACCGTGGCCACGTATCTGGAAGACGAGCTGCTGGGCGAGCCGGTCTATGTCGGCGGCTGGGGCGAGGTCGAAGGCGCGGGCACCGACATCGAAAAGATCATCGAGCTGCAACCCGATCTGATCTTCTCCGATCAGTGGTTGCCCGGAGATCAGTACGAGCAGCTGAGCAAGGTTGCGCCCGTGATCGCGCCGGGCACGATCGAGGTGTCGGGTCCCGACGGACTGCAGCAGTGGGAATACGAGTTGCTGGTCTACGGTCAGGCGCTTGGGAAGTATGACGAAGCGCATGCGGCCCTGATGGGGTTGCGGCAGCGCGCGGCGGACTATGCCGCAACGTCGGCGCATGCCGGTGAGTCGGTGGTGGTCTTCCGGCCGCAGCCGGAGTTCGCGGTGGTGATGTCGCAGGGTTGGATCACCGGAAACGTGCTGAGCTGGTCGAGGTTCGTGGGCAATGAGCTGAGTAACAGCACCCCGTCCCCGCACAGCGGCCGGGATGTCGGATTGGAGCGGTTGGGCGAGCTGGAGGCCGATTGGCTACTGGCGGCCACACGTGATGCCGAGATGAGCGCCGAGCTGCAGAACTATCTGGAGAATCCGCTCTTTGCGCAGCTTTCCGCGGTGGAGAACGACCAGGTGGTCGAGGTTTCTGGCGATCTCTGGAGCGGCGCCACTGGAGTGCTGGCGGCGCATGCCATGCTGGACGACATCGAGCGGATCTTTGGCGCGGCCGGGACGGCGACGCCCGCGGCATAG